AGCGCATAGTATTTGGAAGATGGAATTAGTTAAAGAGGGATTAATTTCTTTCTGTGTGAATGGTTTTTAATGTTGAAAGAAAATTATTAAATTAATAGATATGAGATATAAAAAATCAAGATATAATGAATATCTAGACTTTAGCATTGAAGTATTTTCTGAGGAGCAAAGTACATATTCGGGTTAAAGGTTTTAGAGACGATAAGATGTGTTGATAATGATTATCCGAAAAAAGCAGAAATTAAATCAAGAATTACTAATTTTCTTTAATTTATATTACAATCATGAAAAGCATACTATTAACAATCTTAATCTTAACATTATTGAATTCAGGAAATTTATTTTCGCAAAATGATTACGCAAAACAGAGAGTTCAGGCGTTTAAGAAGGTGAGTCTTTCGACGGATTTAAGCAGACTTACGGCTAACGAACAGAAGATGATTCCGATATTGATAGAAATATCAAAAATTATGGATGACCTTTTCTGGAAACAGAACTTCGGTGATAAGGAAAAATTTCTTTCGGGTTTGACGGATGAATACGAGAAGCAGTTTGCACTGATAAACTATGGACCGTGGGATCAGTTGAATGACGAGAAGCCATTTATAAAAGGTTACGGCGAGAGACCAGCCGGAGCGAATTTCTATCCCATTGAAATGACAAAGAGTGATTTTGAAAAAATAAAAGATCCAATGAAGATGAGTCCTTATTCGATAGTTGTAAAGGATGGTGGGGAATACAAAGTAGTTATGTATTCAAAGTCATACGAGAGGGAGCTGAAGAGAGCCTCGGAGCTTTTAAAACAGGCGTCGGAACTTGCTGAAGACGCGGGTTTAAAGAAGTATTTATCGATGAGAGCGGAAGCGCTTGTTACTGATAACTATCAGCCGAGTGATTTTGCATGGATGGAAATGAAGACGAACGTGATAGATTTTGTGGTTGGACCGATAGAGAATTACACAGACCAGTTATTCGGATACAAGACAGCATTTGAGGCATACGTTTTAGTGAAGGATGTGGAATGGAGCAAGAAACTTGAAAAGTTTGCGTCACTACTACCTCAATTACAGCGGGAACTGCCTGTTGATGAAAAGTATAAACAGGAAGAAGCGGGAGCTGATTCAGATTTAAACGCATATGATGCATTATATTATGCAGGTGACTGCAATTCAGGAAGCAAGACGATAGCAATTAATTTACCTAATGATGAAGAAGTCCAGTTAAAATCGGGGTCAAGAAGACTACAATTAAAGAATGTGATGAAGGCAAAGTTCGATGCGATAATGGCACCGATATCAGATTTACTGATTACACCGGAGCAGAGGAAATACAGCAAGTTCAACGCCTTTTTTGAAAACGTGATGTTTCATGAAGTTGCTCATGGATTGGGGATAAAGAATACAATAACCGGTGCGGGTACGGTAAGGGATGTATTAAAAGAACAATATTCAGGACTTGAGGAAGGCAAGGCGGATATTTTAGGTCTTTACTTAGTGACAAAGCTTTATGAAATGGGTGAGTTAAAAGACGGAGAACTTATGGATAACTATGTGACTTTTCTGGCCGGGATATTCCGTTCATGCAGGTTTGGTGCTGCGAGCGCACACGGCAAAGCAAATATGGTTAGGTTCTATTATTTTCAGGAAAAGGGTGCATTCACAAGAAATTCTGACGGTACTTACACGGTGAATTTTGAGAAGATGAAAGATGCTGTTATATCATCATCACAGCAAATCTTGAAGATACAGGGAGACGGTGACTATGCGGGTGCGAAAGCGTTGATTGAGAAAGACGGGTTTATAAAAGAAGAACTGAAGAAGGATCTGGAAAGGGTAAATAATGCCGGGATACCGGTGGATATAGTTTTTGAATAAAGTTCAGGTACGTCGGGATGATCTCCGCGGCGTAACTTAGACAAAGAACCCACAAGGAGAACGGGAAGAAAGGAAGAAAATTTATTAAATAAAAATATAAGTACAGAAATGAAGTTTTATAAAAAAGTTTGCTGTATAGGGGCGGGTTATGTCGGCGGTCCTACGATGGCTGTGATTGCAGCAAAATGTCCGGAGTATAAGATAACCGTGACGGATATAAATAAAGAAAAGATTAATGCCTGGAAGACGGATGAGCTGCCGATATTTGAGCCTGGTTTGCTGGAGGTTGTAAAATCGGTCAGAGGGAAGAACTTATTTTTTACGACTGATGTGGGTAAGGCGATTAAGGAATCGGATATCATATTTATATCAGTGAACACACCAACAAAGCAATTCGGTGAGGGCAAAGGCAGGGCGTCTGACCTTCAGTATGTTGAGAGTACTGCAAGGAGCATCATTGAAAATTCAGAAGAAGGGAAGATAGTCGTTGAAAAAAGCACTCTGCCTGTTAAGACAGCAGAGACATTGAACGCGATACTCGGGAGCAACGAGAAAGAATTAAAGTTTGAAGTACTATCGAATCCGGAATTTTTAGCTGAAGGTACTGCGGTAAATGATTTAATAAATCCGGACAGGGTATTAATCGGTTCATACGAGACTGAATCGGGCAGGAAAGCGAGGCAGGAATTAGCGGATTTATACCTGAACTGGGTTCCAAAAGAAAAAATTATAATGAGTAATGTATGGAGCTCAGAGCTTTCGAAACTAACGGCTAATGCTTTTTTAGCACAGAGAATTTCATCTATAAACAGCATATCAGCTTTATGTGAAATTACGGGTGCGAATATAGAGGAACTGAGTAAAGCGATAGGAATGGATTCGAGAATCGGATCGAAATTTTTAAATGCGAGTGTAGGATTTGGAGGCTCATGCTTCAAGAAAGATATATTGAATCTGGTTTATATTAGCGAATCGATGGGACTTCATGAAGTTGCTGAGTACTGGGAATGGGTCATAAGGATGAACGATTACCAGACGAAGAGGTTTGTAAACAGGATGATAAAGAACATGTTTAACACTTTATCGGGGAAAAAGATAGCGATGTTTGGATTCGCGTTCAAAGCGAACACGGGCGACACGAGGGAAACACCGGCGTTTTATGCTGCGAAATTTATGGCGGAAGAAAATGCACATATTGTTATAACGGATCCGAAGGCATTAGGAAATGCGAGAAAAGATTTAAAAGAATTTAAAGGCAAGGTAGAGTTCACTGATAATCCTTACAAAGCCGCGGAGCATGCGGATGCGATTGCGATAATGACTGAGTGGGAAGTTTACAAGACGCTTGATTACAAAAAGATTTACGGACTTATGAGAAAGCCATGCAATATTTTTGACGGAAGAAATATTCTTGATGCGGAAGAAATAAGAAGAATAGGATTTGGGTATTTTAGTGTCGGGCATTAGATTGTTAAGAAATCAAGGCGAATTTGAATAGTGAAAAAGAGAAACCTTGGCTCAGGTAAGATGCGAGCAGTATACTATTAAATAATGGTTTCTTGATAATAACAGTTTACTGTAAAATAAGAAAATGGTTGAAAACGCATTGAAGGGATTATTTATTCACAGATAACTTAAGATTTCACATTATAAAAAGAGAATTTTCACATTTTAAAAGATTCAATTTCTTCATAATGTGGTGAATGATTAAATTATTTGATGGGATGCTGAAATTATGGAATTCATTTACTCAGTTTACTCAGGTGAAAACACTTTCAGTTTAACCTTAAAAATAGTAAAGCATCCATAATATATTTAATCAGAGTATTTGATATGAAGTAAGAACAGATGAGATCTTTTAACAAATCAATGAATATTGTTCAAGATGACAATGGATTTATCCTAAAATTTAAGTTTTTTAGTAGGGAATATTTGGTTGGGAATATGACTAGTTTTTATATATGAAAATGTAATAATATCGCAATTATCTTTTTATCATAAACAAATTAAAACAATCAAGATAATGTAATAAACCCTTAAAAACCGCACTAATTCCTTGTTTTTACCGTGTCAAAAAAGCATATTATATATTGTTTTAACATATGCAAATTTGTAATAGAATCTGTGATTTATTAGCGGAGCTATTCCAAAATTTAAATTACATTTAGAAAAGCTTTAAGCAATTATTATTCAATTAAAAAATTAATTAGTTTTATGAAAAGAATTTTGTTTATAACTTTGTTTGTTTTTACTGCATTGAATTTTTTGTATTGTCAGGATGATACACTTACCCAACAAACCGATTCTCTATTATACAGGGAGCAGGATTTGAAAAGGATAAGTACAAATTACTTTAATTTATCGAAACCAAATAAGTTTAATTTCGAAGTTGTTGTAATTGGCGGAGTCAAAAACCCAGGAATTTATTTGGTACCACAAGGAACAAGTCTTGTTGAAGTTGTAGCATTGACAGGCGGTGCACCTGATGAGAGTATTTTTGAGAATTTCAAACTTATTAGAACAAAGGAAAAAAATCCTGAATTGAGGAAAGATACAATATTTGTTTTTGATTATCTTGATTATTTTGATAAAGAAAAAGAAGGTACAGTAAAGCAAATTAATCCAATTTTAAAACCAGGTGATATTATCGCATTCGCAATTAAACCGGAAAAGGATTTCTGGCAGGTTGCACAAGGTATAGCAGGAGTGGTTGTATTACCAATATTATCAATGCTAACAGTATTATTAAATATTATGATATATAACAAATAAAAACTAATTAATTATAAACTGACATGATAAAAAATAAGCAAATTCTTATCACAGGTGGGACAGGATCATTTGGTAATACGATAGTTGATAAGCTGCTGAAGGAGACAAATCCTGCATCAATAACAGTCTTCAGCCGTGATGAGAAGAAACAATATGATATGCGTAATAAATACCATGATGAAAGGTTAAAGTTTATCATTGGTGATGTTAGAGACCGAGAAAGAGTTTACAAAGCGATAAAAGGAGTTGATATAGTTTTTCATGCAGCAGCATTGAAACAGGTACCTAATTGTGAATTTTTTCCTTACGAAGCAGTACAGACGAATATAATAGGCACACAGAATGTATTGGACGCTGCAGAAGATGAAGAAATAGAGAAGATAGTAGTATTAAGTACTGATAAAGCAGTATATCCTATTAATGCAATGGGCATATCAAAGGCTATGCTTGAGAAACTGATGCTAGCAAAAGCGCGGACATCTAAATCCAAAACAGTATTTTGCGGAGTAAGGTACGGAAACGTAATGTATTCAAGAGGATCCGTATTTCCGTTGTTTGTTGAGCAAATAAAGGCAAATAAACCGATAACAATAACTAACGGAGAAATGACAAGATTTTTATTACCACTGCCGATAGCTATTGACCTAGTACTATTTGCTCTTGAAGAGGGTCAAAACGGAGATATTTTAGTAAGAAAATCACCCGCATCAACAGTAGATGATATGGCAGAAGCGACATTGAAAATATTCAATTCCAATGCTGAAGTTAAAGAAATTGGAATCAGGGAAGGTGAAAAAATGCATGAAACGCTTGTAACACAAGAAGACCTTATGAAAGCAGAAAGTTACGATAATTATTACAGGATTAGAAACCTTGAAAAGATAGATTTTGAAAAATATTTCTCAGAGGGTACGATAAATCATTTTCCGAAAGAAGGATATACATCAGCCAACACTCAACGGTTAAGCCTGGAAGAGACAGTAAACCTTGTTCTTTCATTAAAAGAGATTCAGGAAGAACTAAATGCATAGATTGCGAATCGGTATAACGGGTCAGGCCGGATTTATCGGCAGTCATTTGTATAATTATCTTGGAATATTCAAAGAAAAATTCGATAGAATACTGTTTGATGACTCATTTTTTTATGAT
Above is a window of Ignavibacteria bacterium DNA encoding:
- a CDS encoding Zn-dependent hydrolase, which produces MKSILLTILILTLLNSGNLFSQNDYAKQRVQAFKKVSLSTDLSRLTANEQKMIPILIEISKIMDDLFWKQNFGDKEKFLSGLTDEYEKQFALINYGPWDQLNDEKPFIKGYGERPAGANFYPIEMTKSDFEKIKDPMKMSPYSIVVKDGGEYKVVMYSKSYERELKRASELLKQASELAEDAGLKKYLSMRAEALVTDNYQPSDFAWMEMKTNVIDFVVGPIENYTDQLFGYKTAFEAYVLVKDVEWSKKLEKFASLLPQLQRELPVDEKYKQEEAGADSDLNAYDALYYAGDCNSGSKTIAINLPNDEEVQLKSGSRRLQLKNVMKAKFDAIMAPISDLLITPEQRKYSKFNAFFENVMFHEVAHGLGIKNTITGAGTVRDVLKEQYSGLEEGKADILGLYLVTKLYEMGELKDGELMDNYVTFLAGIFRSCRFGAASAHGKANMVRFYYFQEKGAFTRNSDGTYTVNFEKMKDAVISSSQQILKIQGDGDYAGAKALIEKDGFIKEELKKDLERVNNAGIPVDIVFE
- a CDS encoding nucleotide sugar dehydrogenase; this translates as MKFYKKVCCIGAGYVGGPTMAVIAAKCPEYKITVTDINKEKINAWKTDELPIFEPGLLEVVKSVRGKNLFFTTDVGKAIKESDIIFISVNTPTKQFGEGKGRASDLQYVESTARSIIENSEEGKIVVEKSTLPVKTAETLNAILGSNEKELKFEVLSNPEFLAEGTAVNDLINPDRVLIGSYETESGRKARQELADLYLNWVPKEKIIMSNVWSSELSKLTANAFLAQRISSINSISALCEITGANIEELSKAIGMDSRIGSKFLNASVGFGGSCFKKDILNLVYISESMGLHEVAEYWEWVIRMNDYQTKRFVNRMIKNMFNTLSGKKIAMFGFAFKANTGDTRETPAFYAAKFMAEENAHIVITDPKALGNARKDLKEFKGKVEFTDNPYKAAEHADAIAIMTEWEVYKTLDYKKIYGLMRKPCNIFDGRNILDAEEIRRIGFGYFSVGH
- a CDS encoding SLBB domain-containing protein, with amino-acid sequence MKRILFITLFVFTALNFLYCQDDTLTQQTDSLLYREQDLKRISTNYFNLSKPNKFNFEVVVIGGVKNPGIYLVPQGTSLVEVVALTGGAPDESIFENFKLIRTKEKNPELRKDTIFVFDYLDYFDKEKEGTVKQINPILKPGDIIAFAIKPEKDFWQVAQGIAGVVVLPILSMLTVLLNIMIYNK
- a CDS encoding polysaccharide biosynthesis protein; this encodes MIKNKQILITGGTGSFGNTIVDKLLKETNPASITVFSRDEKKQYDMRNKYHDERLKFIIGDVRDRERVYKAIKGVDIVFHAAALKQVPNCEFFPYEAVQTNIIGTQNVLDAAEDEEIEKIVVLSTDKAVYPINAMGISKAMLEKLMLAKARTSKSKTVFCGVRYGNVMYSRGSVFPLFVEQIKANKPITITNGEMTRFLLPLPIAIDLVLFALEEGQNGDILVRKSPASTVDDMAEATLKIFNSNAEVKEIGIREGEKMHETLVTQEDLMKAESYDNYYRIRNLEKIDFEKYFSEGTINHFPKEGYTSANTQRLSLEETVNLVLSLKEIQEELNA